In Eucalyptus grandis isolate ANBG69807.140 chromosome 4, ASM1654582v1, whole genome shotgun sequence, the following proteins share a genomic window:
- the LOC104441399 gene encoding PE-PGRS family protein PE_PGRS16: MAKGRRLTVSLSERYLGSYSYGDGGRGAGGADASELGEEDIWSAVDDMAPAGAAGDPQGAWTPPAANGSDGSRGVGVGVGVGVGSGGLEIPRDGRRAGGLSLALVDSGAAAAASSSSSRIVHQFRGSEAAAAGGGGAAPSPRGRQLASSAPVNVPDWSKIYRVDSVESLHDSDDTFDDGGGGGDAEMMPPHEYLARKGAAAAAATSVFEGVGRTLKGRDARRIRDAVWSRTGFDG, translated from the coding sequence ATGGCCAAGGGCCGGAGGCTGACGGTAAGCCTGAGCGAGAGGTACCTGGGCAGCTACAGCTACGGCGATGGCGGCCGCGGAGCCGGCGGCGCCGACGCGTCGGAGCTCGGGGAGGAGGACATTTGGTCGGCGGTCGACGACATGGCGCCCGCGGGCGCCGCCGGCGATCCCCAGGGCGCTTGGACCCCGCCCGCCGCCAACGGGAGCGACGGCAgcaggggcgtcggcgtcggcgtcggcgtcggcgtcggcagCGGCGGCCTTGAGATCCCGCGCGACGGCCGCCGCGCGGGCGGGCTGTCCCTGGCCCTCGTCGACTcgggcgcggcggcggcggcgtcgtcgtcgtcctcgaGGATCGTGCACCAGTTCCGCGGGAGCGAGGCCGCCGCTGCGGGCGGCGGAGGCGCCGCGCCGTCGCCGCGAGGGCGGCAGCTGGCGTCCTCGGCGCCGGTCAACGTGCCGGACTGGAGCAAGATATACCGGGTCGACTCGGTCGAGTCGCTGCACGACTCGGACGACACGttcgacgacggcggcggcggcggggacgcGGAGATGATGCCGCCGCACGAGTACCTGGCGCGGaagggggcggcggcggcggcggcgacgtcgGTGTTCGAGGGCGTCGGCCGGACCCTCAAGGGCCGCGACGCGAGGCGGATCCGCGACGCGGTCTGGAGCCGAACCGGGTTCGATGGGTGA
- the LOC104441400 gene encoding uncharacterized protein LOC104441400 — protein MVEPHSCPGLVNASALCSIEERAVKGEGESDDHIMAQISAELQRERIKNAVLMERISELEAQIRDNENKSLLQDKEGRRRKAQRQSHKESKRQKIGEFVGGPENGQIFCGKSASPVRHDYQCVPSKYENIEDGMVNSISMEDTRMLGFENLKDGDHANDLDNVDGANDEDDDYHGEDGTDIHNAEQNLRISNDILAKKVQAPALENSYNGRTLMHATQDSVDTPKTNLWLQEIGQVQDMSKLGELEKEEGLTGVCKEHVEAHSSGYYACHAGSGSTALHKNSTKVALCPKEVRRIVDMEALQEKNAQSHTMRKIIAFSSLGIKHGCEDLYELDFNHFSILRKGEPFVSLQNPGEHVLYVNPGVRQKVFYPNRQNLTLCPVQILEEEKAMRPSDHSCPSSLFLCIKYGGRTRNLPQNEYVRQRMGKNKLKSFGPLMCKMAMLVHVRSGSFFFKALGITLLFMAGFTDQLIQKETKYRSLDLLQKYYRKDEDAEGEKLFLEHPETSNTQAAFKLDQSTAKKISTKFKPKRHSHAAYKPPNSERSLRYLQSVNTSCAPQFGLVGYNSIHTQAPGVDKASSSKPAFNNHPSNISSSNPASYNMFPPHQPVNGFIPMMYWPHPSTYAYAPLPSSASYFSVHPNSCYTYPPSHSFFPKIVGGTGRTNAVSEESGDDSGSSSSSS, from the exons ATGGTGGAGCCACATTCATGCCCAGGATTGGTTAATGCATCTGCATTGTGTTCCATAGAGGAACGCGCTGTgaaaggggagggagagagtgatGATCACATCATGGCACAGATTTCGGCTGAactacagagagagagaattaagaATGCGGTGCTCATGGAGAGAATTTCTGAACTTGAAGCTCAAATAAGggacaatgaaaataaatcTCTTCTCCAGGACAAAGAG GGTCGTCGTAGAAAAGCACAAAGGCAAAGCCACAAAgagtcaaaaagacaaaagatagGCGAATTCGTTGGTGGGCCTGAAAATGGCcaaattttttgtggtaaatcGGCTTCTCCAGTTCGGCATGATTATCAGTGTGTGCCATCAAAGTATGAAAATATCGAAGATGGCATGGTCAATTCGATAAGCATGGAAGATACACGCATGTTgggttttgaaaatttgaaagacgGTGACCATGCCAATGACCTTGATAATGTGGATGGAGCCAACGATGAAGATGACGATTACCATGGCGAAGATGGCACTGACATTCACAATGCTGAACAGAACTTGAGAATAAGCAATGATATACTAGCCAAGAAAGTGCAGGCACCGGCTTTGGAGAACTCCTATAACGGTAGAACTCTTATGCATGCAACGCAAGATTCAGTGGATACACCAAAAACCAATCTTTGGTTACAGGAGATTGGACAGGTTCAGGACATGTCAAAACTTGGTGAACTTGAGAAGGAAGAAGGTTTGACCGGAGTTTGCAAAGAACATGTAGAGGCTCATTCATCTGGATATTATGCTTGTCATGCAGGGTCAGGAAGCACAGCGCTGCACAAAAATTCCACAAAGGTCGCTTTGTGTCCTAAAGAAGTTAGGAGGATCGTTGATATGGAAGcccttcaagaaaaaaatgctcAGTCTCATACTATGAGAAAGATCATTGCTTTCTCATCCCTCGGTATAAAACACGGATGTGAAGATCTGTACGAGCTGGATTTCAATCATTTTAGTATTTTGAGGAAGGGTGAACCCTTTGTCTCTCTGCAAAATCCTGGG GAGCACGTTTTATATGTAAATCCCGGCGTCCGCCAAAAGGTCTTCTATCCAAATAGACAGAACCTGACACTGTGTCCTGTCCAAATACTAGAGGAAGAGAAAGCCATGCGTCCATCTGACCATAGCTGCCCGTCATCCTTATTCCTATGCATCAAATATGGAGGAAGGACTAGAAATCTTCCCCAAAACGA ATACGTCAGACAACGCATGGGAAAGAACAAGCTGAAATCCTTCGGGCCACTCATGTGCAAAATGGCGATGTTGGTCCATGTCCGCAGCGGAAGTTTCTTCTTTAAGGCCCTGGGCATAACGCTCTTGTTCATGGCCGGTTTCACTGATCAACTGATTCAAAAGGAAACCAAATACAGAAGCTTGGACTTGCTCCAAAAGTACTACAG GAAGGATGAGGATGCTGAaggagagaaattgtttcttgaaCACCCGGAAACCTCCAACACG CAAGCCGCCTTCAAGTTGGACCAATCTACTGCCAAGAAAATCTCAACGAAATTCAAACCCAAAAGGCATAGCCATGCTGCATATAAGCCTCCAAATTCAGAAAGATCACTTCGTTATCTTCAATCAGTAAACACAAGCTGTGCTCCTCAATTCGGATTAGTCGGCTATAACTCTATCCACACTCAAGCACCGGGAGTAGATAAAGCTTCGAGTTCAAAACCGGCATTCAACAACCATCCTAGTAACATTTCGTCCTCTAATCCAGCATCGTATAATATGTTCCCACCCCACCAGCCTGTAAACGGTTTCATTCCTATGATGTATTGGCCTCACCCGAGCACATATGCTTATGCCCCGTTGCCGTCTTCGGCAAGTTATTTCTCCGTTCATCCAAACAGTTGCTACACCTATCCTCCTTCACACAGTTTTTTCCCGAAAATAGTTGGAGGCACGGGAAGGACCAATGCAGTCTCAGAGGAATCTGGTGATGATTCTGGAAGCAGTTCAAGCAGTTCATAG
- the LOC104441401 gene encoding peroxidase 42, giving the protein MASKALIFLALLSFSAVSPRPAIAEINEEDKPGLVMNFYKDTCPQAEDIIKEQVKLLYKRHKNTAFSWLRNIFHDCAVQSCDASLLLDSTRRSLSEKETDRSFGLRNFRYLDTIKEAVERECPGVVSCADILVLSARDGIVALGGPHFPLKTGRRDGRKSRADVVEQYLPDHNESISVVLDRFAAMGINTPGVVALLGAHSVGRTHCVKLVHRLYPEVDPALNPDHIEHMLHKCPDAIPDPKAVQYVRNDRGTPMVLDNNYYRNILDNKGLLIVDHQLATDKRTKPYVKKMAKSQDYFFKEFARAITILSENNPLTGDQGEIRKQCNVANKHH; this is encoded by the exons ATGGCATCCAAAGCTCTCATCTTCTTGGCTCTCTTATCTTTCTCAGCTGTGTCACCGAGACCTGCCATTGCAGAGATCAATGAGGAAGACAAGCCTGGTCTTGTGATGAACTTCTACAAGGACACCTGCCCTCAAGCCGAGGATATCATCAAGGAGCAAGTGAAGCTCCTCTACAAGCGCCACAAGAACACTGCATTCTCCTGGCTGAGGAACATCTTCCATGACTGTGCTGTTCAG TCATGTGATGCTTCCCTGCTCTTGGATTCGACGCGGAGGAGCTTGTCGGAGAAAGAAACCGACCGGAGTTTCGGTCTGAGGAACTTCAGGTACCTGGACACCATTAAAGAAGCTGTGGAGAGAGAATGCCCTGGAGTTGTTTCTTGTGCGGACATCCTGGTCTTGTCTGCTAGAGATGGCATAGTCGCG CTAGGAGGCCCTCACTTTCCCCTGAAAACTGGGAGGAGAGATGGTAGGAAGAGCCGAGCTGATGTGGTCGAACAATACCTTCCAGATCACAATGAAAGCATTTCAGTGGTGCTCGACAGATTCGCGGCCATGGGCATCAATACACCAGGAGTGGTTGCTTTACTAG GAGCTCACAGCGTGGGCCGAACCCACTGTGTCAAGCTGGTTCACCGGCTCTATCCAGAGGTCGACCCTGCGCTGAACCCAGACCACATTGAGCACATGCTTCACAAGTGCCCGGATGCGATCCCAGACCCGAAGGCTGTGCAGTACGTGAGGAATGACAGAGGCACGCCGATGGTGCTGGACAACAATTACTACAGGAACATACTGGACAATAAGGGCTTGTTAATCGTGGACCACCAGCTTGCCACTGACAAGCGGACCAAGCCCTATGTAAAGAAGATGGCCAAGAGCCAGGACTACTTCTTCAAGGAGTTTGCAAGGGCCATCACCATCCTCTCTGAGAACAACCCTCTCACTGGTGACCAAGGTGAGATCAGGAAGCAGTGCAATGTTGCCAACAAGCACCACTAG
- the LOC104441402 gene encoding transcription factor CPC, with protein sequence MGGRDHSSHESNRGAEGAKREESKAEFSEDEEELIARMFSLVGERWSLIAGRIPGRTAEEIEKFWASKHSASNHQR encoded by the exons ATGGGAGGAAGAGACCACAGCTCTCATGAAAGCAATAGGGGTGCAGAAG GGGCCAAAAGAGAGGAATCAAAGGCGGAGTTCTCTGAAGATGAGGAGGAACTGATTGCTCGGATGTTCAGCTTGGTGGGTGAAAG GTGGTCACTTATAGCTGGGAGAATCCCGGGAAGAACAgcagaagagattgagaagttcTGGGCTTCAAAGCACTCTGCATCTAATCATCAAAGATGA